The following proteins come from a genomic window of Flavobacteriaceae bacterium MAR_2010_188:
- a CDS encoding IMP dehydrogenase, which translates to MATQHDKILGEGLTYDDVLLVPAYSEVLPRDVNTQTNFTRNITINIPIVSAAMDTVTESAMAIAIAREGGIGVLHKNMTIAQQANEVRRVKRAESGMILDPVTLPMDAVVRDAKSNMKEHSIGGIPIVDDQGKLKGIVTNRDLRFEHDDSRPIVEVMTKENLVTADVGTSLKDAESILQKNKIEKLLIVDDSNKLVGLITFRDITKLTQKPIANKDTYGRLRVAAAIGVTPDVEERTEALVNSGVDAVIIDTAHGHTAGVVKVLKAIKARFTDLDVIVGNIATGDAAKYLVEAGADAVKVGIGPGSICTTRVVAGVGYPQFSAVLDVATAIKGSGVPIIADGGIRYTGDIPKALAAGADCVMLGSLLAGTKESPGETIIFEGRKFKSYRGMGSVEAMKQGSKDRYFQDVEDDIQKLVPEGIVGRVPYKGELVESIHQFVGGLRAGMGYCGAKDVATLKETGRFIKITSSGINESHPHDVTITKEAPNYSR; encoded by the coding sequence ATGGCTACACAGCACGACAAGATTCTTGGGGAAGGATTAACATACGATGACGTTTTATTGGTCCCAGCTTACTCCGAAGTTCTTCCAAGAGACGTAAATACCCAAACAAACTTTACTAGAAACATAACGATTAACATACCTATCGTATCCGCTGCTATGGACACGGTGACGGAAAGTGCTATGGCAATTGCTATTGCGCGAGAAGGTGGTATTGGTGTTCTTCATAAAAATATGACTATTGCGCAACAGGCAAATGAAGTGAGAAGAGTAAAACGGGCCGAAAGTGGAATGATTTTAGACCCGGTAACTCTCCCGATGGATGCCGTGGTCAGAGATGCAAAGTCCAATATGAAAGAACACAGCATCGGGGGTATTCCTATTGTTGATGATCAAGGAAAGCTAAAAGGAATTGTTACCAATCGTGATCTTAGGTTCGAACATGACGATAGTCGCCCCATTGTTGAGGTCATGACCAAGGAAAATCTCGTCACTGCCGACGTCGGGACTTCTTTGAAGGATGCAGAATCTATTCTTCAGAAAAATAAAATTGAAAAATTACTGATTGTAGATGATTCCAATAAGCTCGTTGGACTTATTACGTTTAGAGATATCACTAAACTTACCCAAAAACCTATTGCCAATAAGGATACTTATGGCCGACTACGTGTGGCGGCCGCGATAGGGGTAACGCCTGATGTAGAGGAAAGAACCGAAGCATTGGTAAACTCTGGAGTGGATGCGGTAATTATTGATACCGCACATGGACATACTGCCGGCGTAGTTAAGGTACTAAAAGCCATTAAAGCGAGATTTACAGATTTAGATGTGATCGTAGGAAATATCGCTACGGGTGATGCTGCGAAATATTTGGTCGAAGCGGGTGCCGATGCTGTTAAAGTTGGTATAGGACCTGGTTCCATTTGTACCACGCGAGTTGTGGCTGGAGTCGGATATCCACAATTTTCTGCAGTACTTGATGTTGCTACAGCTATTAAAGGTTCTGGTGTGCCCATTATTGCGGACGGTGGGATCCGTTATACAGGCGATATCCCTAAAGCCCTTGCAGCCGGAGCCGATTGCGTTATGCTAGGTTCTCTTCTTGCAGGAACTAAAGAATCGCCAGGTGAAACCATAATTTTTGAAGGACGTAAGTTTAAATCTTACCGTGGGATGGGTTCTGTTGAAGCTATGAAACAAGGAAGTAAGGACCGTTATTTTCAAGATGTGGAAGATGATATCCAAAAGTTGGTACCAGAAGGTATTGTAGGTAGGGTTCCTTATAAAGGTGAACTTGTAGAATCCATTCACCAGTTTGTAGGTGGTCTTAGGGCAGGTATGGGATATTGTGGGGCTAAAGATGTGGCGACATTAAAGGAAACAGGTAGATTTATAAAAATCACCTCTTCCGGTATCAATGAGAGTCATCCGCACGATGTTACTATAACCAAGGAGGCACCTAATTACTCGAGATAA
- a CDS encoding hydroxymethylglutaryl-CoA lyase translates to MKPAIKIIECPRDAMQGIKNFIPTDKKVAYIQSLLRIGFDSIDFGSFVSPKAIPQMVDTAEVLSKLDLSKTSSKLLAIVANTRGAEEASKFKEIDYLGYPFSISENFQMRNTHKTIAQSVLTLGEILEVADKSNKEVVVYISMGFGNPYGDPWNVDVVGNWTERLNKMGVKILSLSDTIGSSEPESIDYLFSNLIPKYPNIEFGAHLHTTPTTWFEKVDAAYKAGCTRFDGAIQGFGGCPMAKDELTGNMPTEKLLSYFTTQKRNNLDALSFESAYNEATKIFSIYH, encoded by the coding sequence ATGAAGCCTGCCATTAAAATTATTGAATGTCCTAGAGATGCCATGCAGGGCATTAAGAACTTCATACCTACAGATAAAAAGGTGGCATACATTCAATCTTTGCTGCGTATTGGTTTTGATTCAATCGATTTTGGAAGTTTTGTTTCCCCGAAAGCAATTCCGCAAATGGTAGATACCGCAGAAGTTCTTTCTAAACTCGACCTTTCAAAAACCAGCAGTAAATTATTAGCAATTGTTGCTAATACGAGAGGGGCGGAAGAAGCTTCAAAATTTAAAGAAATAGATTATTTAGGATATCCTTTTTCTATTTCCGAAAACTTTCAAATGCGAAATACGCATAAAACAATTGCCCAATCAGTACTGACACTCGGTGAGATTCTTGAAGTGGCAGATAAATCGAATAAGGAAGTCGTAGTCTATATTTCAATGGGGTTTGGAAATCCTTACGGAGATCCGTGGAATGTAGATGTGGTTGGCAATTGGACCGAAAGGTTGAATAAAATGGGGGTAAAGATTCTTTCTTTAAGTGATACAATAGGAAGTTCAGAACCCGAAAGCATCGATTATCTCTTTTCAAATTTAATCCCGAAATATCCGAATATAGAATTTGGCGCACACTTGCATACTACACCAACAACTTGGTTTGAAAAGGTTGATGCCGCCTATAAAGCAGGGTGCACCCGTTTTGACGGCGCCATCCAAGGTTTTGGTGGCTGTCCCATGGCAAAGGATGAGCTAACGGGAAATATGCCAACCGAAAAATTATTGTCTTACTTCACAACCCAAAAGCGAAATAATCTGGATGCTTTAAGCTTTGAAAGTGCTTATAATGAAGCTACTAAAATCTTCTCCATCTATCACTAA
- a CDS encoding Threonine/homoserine/homoserine lactone efflux protein: protein MNTEILISFAFAVAALAISPGPDNIYVLMQSLVNGVSYGLATVAGLMTGCLVHTTLIAYGVSLIIRENETLFLILRILGALYLLYLAYRVYREPPADLMNNTSVNKKSKWSLFKQGFVMNVINPKVSIFFLALFPGFLYSKTISTVTQFYVLGFIFILVSFIIFGLIAVLSGYISEYLKTNKKISLVLKWLQIVVFIAIAIIILL from the coding sequence TTGAATACTGAAATCCTTATATCATTTGCATTCGCGGTAGCGGCTTTAGCAATTTCACCGGGGCCAGACAATATCTATGTATTGATGCAGAGCTTAGTGAATGGTGTAAGCTACGGTCTGGCAACTGTTGCGGGCCTCATGACCGGATGCTTGGTCCACACTACTTTGATTGCTTACGGGGTATCTCTTATTATCCGAGAAAATGAAACCCTTTTCCTTATTCTTAGAATTCTTGGTGCGCTTTACTTATTGTATCTAGCTTACCGCGTTTATCGTGAACCGCCGGCCGATTTAATGAATAATACTTCAGTGAATAAAAAGAGCAAATGGAGTTTGTTTAAACAAGGTTTTGTGATGAACGTGATTAATCCAAAAGTTTCCATTTTTTTTCTGGCTCTCTTCCCTGGATTTCTTTACAGTAAAACCATTAGTACCGTAACGCAATTCTATGTTTTGGGCTTTATCTTTATTTTAGTTTCTTTTATTATTTTCGGGTTAATTGCGGTGCTCTCAGGTTATATTTCTGAATATCTTAAAACGAATAAAAAGATTTCTTTGGTTTTGAAGTGGTTACAAATAGTAGTTTTTATCGCTATTGCGATAATCATATTATTATAG
- a CDS encoding Vitamin K-dependent gamma-carboxylase: MDYILNTYLKRETNPAPLAVFRFCFGFMMLISIVRFWAHGWIESLYIQPQFHFSYYGFHWVKPIGNYTYLIFAVCAMSAFLVAIGLKYRIAIITFFLSFTYIELMDKTTYLNHYYFVSVLSFLMIFLPANAYFSVDNLLKKKKYSSIPKWTIDCIKLLVGIVYVYAGLAKLNSDWLFRAMPLKIWLPSKYDLPFLGNSFMQQEWFHFAMSWSGMIYDLSIPFLLLYKRTRWFAFALVIFFHVFTRVLFPIGMFPYVMIGAALIFFDSDVHERLIKFFRFILKPLKFNSFKFEEKTYNYKAPKLVLPIITLFFIIQLCFPFRYLLYPNELFWTEEGYRFSWRVMLMEKMGYTTLKVVDKETGQGFLVDNSDFLTTLQEKQMGFQPDFILEYAHYVGDHFKSQGHKNVQVFAESYVALNGRLSRPYIDNTVDLYKLKESFQPKDWILPFNDKIKGL; this comes from the coding sequence ATGGACTACATCCTTAATACATATCTTAAAAGGGAAACAAATCCCGCACCTTTGGCGGTATTCCGGTTTTGTTTTGGTTTTATGATGCTTATCAGCATAGTGCGCTTTTGGGCACATGGTTGGATAGAATCCTTGTATATTCAACCCCAGTTTCATTTTTCTTATTATGGTTTCCATTGGGTCAAGCCTATAGGAAATTACACATATCTTATTTTTGCCGTCTGTGCGATGTCAGCATTTTTAGTTGCAATTGGCCTGAAATATCGCATCGCCATAATCACCTTCTTTTTGAGCTTTACTTACATTGAGCTCATGGATAAAACCACTTATCTCAATCATTATTACTTTGTAAGTGTGCTGAGCTTTTTGATGATTTTTTTACCTGCAAACGCTTATTTCTCGGTAGATAATCTGCTTAAAAAGAAAAAATATTCTTCAATTCCCAAATGGACAATTGATTGTATTAAACTATTGGTAGGAATCGTATATGTGTATGCCGGACTTGCTAAATTAAATTCAGATTGGCTGTTCAGAGCCATGCCCCTAAAAATTTGGCTGCCTTCCAAATACGATTTGCCATTTCTCGGTAATTCCTTTATGCAACAGGAATGGTTCCATTTTGCCATGAGTTGGTCGGGTATGATCTATGACCTGAGCATTCCGTTTTTACTGCTTTATAAACGAACCCGTTGGTTTGCTTTCGCATTAGTAATCTTTTTTCATGTTTTTACAAGAGTATTGTTCCCGATTGGTATGTTTCCTTATGTTATGATTGGGGCTGCACTCATATTTTTTGACTCCGATGTGCACGAACGCCTCATAAAATTCTTCAGATTTATATTAAAACCTTTAAAATTCAATTCTTTTAAATTTGAAGAAAAAACATATAACTATAAAGCTCCAAAATTAGTTTTACCCATTATCACATTATTTTTTATCATTCAGTTATGCTTTCCATTTCGCTATTTATTATATCCCAACGAATTGTTCTGGACCGAAGAAGGGTACCGATTTTCCTGGCGTGTTATGTTGATGGAAAAAATGGGTTATACTACTTTAAAGGTTGTGGACAAGGAAACAGGACAAGGTTTTTTGGTTGATAATTCCGATTTTCTGACAACCTTGCAAGAGAAGCAAATGGGTTTTCAGCCTGATTTTATATTGGAGTATGCACATTATGTAGGCGACCATTTTAAAAGCCAAGGACATAAAAATGTTCAGGTATTCGCCGAAAGTTATGTCGCACTCAATGGCAGATTGAGCAGACCGTATATAGATAACACGGTAGATTTATATAAACTTAAAGAATCATTTCAGCCTAAAGACTGGATATTACCATTCAATGATAAGATTAAAGGATTGTAG
- a CDS encoding Fe(3+) dicitrate transport protein translates to MIRLKDCRLIFVLLISVSAISQNIISGIVTNSQTQQPIANVEVYDKLSGLLAKTDELGFYKFQTSKVKFTIVFFSYEFEVKEIPLEVGQSTSLNVALDELGINLSEVEIYARKSKIFELSRLADVEGTSIFAGKKTEVVLVEQSMANLATNNARQIYSQVAGLNIYQNDDAGLQLNVGGRGLDPNRTANFNTRQNGYDISADVLGYPESYYTPAAEGLKEIQIIRGAASLQYGTQFGGLINFKTKEPTTDRSFELITRNTIGSFGLYTNFTSISGTKDKWSYYSYFNYKKGDGFRPNSEFESKNAFAHIGYQFNERTSLTGELTYLRYLAQQGGGLTDQMFEEDPYQSNRARNWFQVDWLLYHFKFDHKFSEQTNFSFNAFGLNASRYALGFRTNRVDQIDPDTERDLIKGDFKNYGLEARILSKYDLYDKASTFLLGTKFYRANNSEQQGPGSDGSGPDFELRSERFPNYPSQSNFDFPNLNVAVFGENILYATDKFSITPGFRFEYIKTQSEGFYKRINTDAAGNVIFEETVEDNRDFERSFVLLGLGLSYKPSTAFEVYGNISQNYRSVTYSDININNPAFAINPDITDERGFTADLGFRGNFQNAISYDFGLFGLFYNGRIGFVQKGLPDGRVISERGNVGDAVLYGIESLFDFNLKKILHLNNAFNLNYFINSSFITSEYTASEQQGVEGNQVEFVPDVNIKTGLRLGYKNLMANVQYTYLSQQFTDATNSQAANLSGVIGEIPSYDILDVSLSYSYKRLKLETGINNILDNSYFTRRATGYPGPGIIPSAPRNWFVTFQIKI, encoded by the coding sequence ATGATAAGATTAAAGGATTGTAGACTAATTTTTGTTTTGCTGATCAGTGTCTCTGCAATTTCACAGAACATTATATCAGGGATTGTTACTAATTCCCAAACACAACAACCAATTGCGAATGTTGAAGTATATGACAAACTTTCGGGCCTATTAGCAAAAACAGATGAGTTGGGATTTTATAAATTTCAGACTTCCAAGGTAAAATTTACGATTGTTTTTTTTTCGTACGAATTCGAGGTGAAAGAAATTCCCCTTGAAGTAGGTCAATCGACTTCATTGAATGTAGCCTTAGACGAATTGGGCATCAACTTATCAGAAGTCGAAATTTACGCAAGAAAAAGCAAGATTTTTGAGCTATCGCGCTTAGCGGATGTAGAGGGGACTTCGATTTTTGCAGGTAAAAAAACAGAAGTAGTTTTAGTGGAACAATCAATGGCAAATTTGGCCACTAACAATGCGAGACAAATATACAGCCAGGTAGCGGGACTAAACATTTACCAGAATGATGATGCCGGATTACAGCTCAATGTTGGTGGCCGTGGCTTAGATCCAAACCGAACTGCCAATTTCAATACCAGACAAAATGGTTACGACATCAGTGCAGATGTATTGGGATACCCTGAGAGTTATTACACGCCAGCAGCAGAAGGTCTTAAGGAAATACAAATCATCCGCGGGGCTGCTTCATTACAGTATGGTACCCAATTTGGCGGGTTGATCAACTTTAAGACTAAAGAACCAACTACTGACAGATCATTTGAACTCATTACAAGAAATACTATTGGAAGTTTTGGTCTGTACACCAACTTTACGAGTATTAGCGGCACAAAAGACAAATGGAGTTATTACAGTTATTTCAATTATAAAAAAGGTGATGGTTTCCGTCCTAATTCAGAATTTGAATCAAAAAATGCCTTCGCACACATAGGATATCAATTTAACGAAAGAACATCCCTTACCGGAGAATTGACGTATTTGCGTTATTTAGCACAACAGGGTGGGGGATTGACCGACCAAATGTTCGAAGAAGACCCATACCAAAGTAACAGGGCAAGAAATTGGTTTCAGGTGGATTGGTTGTTGTACCATTTTAAATTTGACCACAAATTTTCTGAACAGACCAATTTCAGTTTTAATGCCTTTGGTTTGAATGCCTCCCGTTACGCCTTGGGATTCAGAACCAATCGCGTAGACCAAATTGATCCGGATACTGAACGTGATTTGATTAAAGGCGATTTTAAAAATTATGGATTGGAAGCCCGAATATTGAGTAAATATGATCTTTATGATAAAGCCTCCACATTTCTTTTGGGAACTAAATTCTATCGGGCTAACAATTCCGAACAACAAGGTCCAGGAAGCGATGGCAGTGGACCAGATTTTGAGTTGCGATCCGAAAGGTTTCCCAATTATCCAAGTCAATCCAATTTCGATTTTCCCAATTTGAATGTGGCCGTTTTTGGTGAGAACATTCTGTATGCAACTGATAAATTTTCTATCACACCTGGTTTCAGATTTGAATATATTAAAACCCAAAGTGAAGGTTTTTATAAACGAATCAATACCGATGCCGCTGGAAACGTGATTTTTGAAGAGACTGTGGAAGACAATCGTGATTTTGAACGCTCCTTTGTGCTTTTGGGATTGGGCTTGAGTTACAAACCTTCAACTGCCTTTGAAGTTTATGGCAACATTTCTCAAAATTACCGCTCGGTAACCTATTCGGATATCAATATTAATAATCCAGCATTTGCCATAAATCCAGATATTACTGACGAAAGAGGATTTACCGCAGACTTGGGCTTTAGGGGTAATTTCCAAAATGCCATCTCCTATGACTTCGGTCTTTTCGGATTATTTTATAATGGAAGGATTGGATTTGTGCAGAAAGGACTTCCGGACGGACGTGTGATCAGCGAACGTGGTAACGTAGGTGACGCAGTATTATATGGAATTGAATCTCTTTTTGATTTCAATCTGAAGAAAATTTTACACTTGAATAATGCTTTCAACTTGAATTATTTTATCAACTCTTCATTTATTACTTCAGAATATACAGCATCTGAACAACAAGGTGTTGAAGGAAATCAGGTAGAATTTGTTCCAGATGTAAACATAAAAACTGGTTTGAGATTAGGATATAAAAATCTTATGGCAAATGTTCAATACACCTATCTTTCCCAACAATTTACAGATGCCACCAATTCCCAAGCCGCCAATCTTAGTGGTGTAATTGGAGAGATTCCCAGTTACGATATTCTCGACGTGTCTTTGTCATATTCCTATAAACGTTTAAAACTAGAAACAGGTATCAATAACATTCTTGATAATTCTTATTTTACCAGAAGAGCTACTGGATATCCTGGTCCGGGCATCATTCCCTCCGCACCTAGAAATTGGTTTGTAACCTTTCAAATTAAAATATGA
- a CDS encoding Imelysin, with product MIKKIFIVSILALILACSADDQSEGTIDDFSRSDLLVNLADNIIIPKLQDFGQKMSALKMSAQTFTTDPTQSNLNAARTSWLTAYKAWQHVEMFNIGKAEELNQYYFFMNIYPVTISDIEAGVNSGTYDLNSSNYHDAQGFPALDYLLYGVAPDDSGILTKYSTDANAQGYKDYLTNVVDQMDRLTQQVITDWTTGYRDQFVASAENTATSSLNKFVNDFIFYYEKGLRANKFGIPAGVFSTTQLPEKVEAFYNQEISKLLALEALNAVQDVFNGKAFNGSQTGASFKTYLDFLNVSSNGQSVSLAINNQFNVARSSIQDLDSNFYQQIITDNSKMTDAYDALQRALVYLKVDMVQAFNISVDYVDADGD from the coding sequence ATGATCAAAAAAATATTTATAGTATCCATCTTGGCGCTGATTTTGGCATGTTCTGCTGATGATCAGTCGGAAGGCACGATAGACGATTTCAGCCGTTCGGATTTATTGGTCAATTTGGCCGATAATATCATTATTCCAAAATTACAGGACTTTGGACAAAAAATGTCGGCCTTAAAAATGTCGGCCCAAACTTTTACTACTGACCCGACCCAATCCAATTTAAACGCAGCCAGAACTAGTTGGTTAACTGCATATAAAGCATGGCAACATGTTGAAATGTTTAATATTGGTAAAGCTGAAGAGTTGAATCAATATTATTTCTTCATGAACATCTATCCTGTAACGATTTCTGATATAGAAGCTGGGGTTAATTCGGGAACTTATGATTTGAATTCATCTAACTATCATGATGCTCAAGGTTTCCCGGCATTGGATTATTTATTATATGGTGTTGCTCCTGATGATTCAGGCATCTTGACTAAATATTCTACAGACGCCAATGCACAAGGTTATAAAGATTATTTGACAAATGTTGTTGATCAAATGGATCGATTGACACAACAGGTCATTACGGATTGGACTACAGGGTATCGAGACCAATTTGTTGCTTCTGCCGAAAATACAGCCACAAGCTCCCTGAATAAATTTGTAAATGACTTTATATTTTATTACGAAAAAGGATTGCGTGCGAATAAGTTCGGGATTCCAGCCGGCGTATTTTCGACAACCCAATTACCTGAAAAAGTAGAAGCTTTTTATAATCAAGAAATTTCCAAACTTCTTGCATTGGAGGCCTTGAATGCCGTACAGGATGTATTTAATGGAAAAGCATTTAATGGATCACAGACTGGAGCCAGTTTTAAAACTTATTTAGATTTTTTAAATGTCAGTAGTAATGGACAGAGCGTTAGTTTGGCCATTAACAATCAGTTCAACGTTGCAAGGAGTTCAATTCAAGACTTAGACAGCAATTTTTATCAGCAAATTATTACTGATAATTCTAAAATGACAGATGCTTATGATGCGCTTCAACGGGCGTTGGTCTACCTAAAAGTAGATATGGTTCAGGCTTTTAATATAAGTGTGGATTATGTGGATGCAGATGGCGATTAA